GAAGGCTGCAGCATCCGCAACGCAAGAAGCATCTATCGTCATCCGTTATGGAGGTATGACTTACACGCTTCCATCGACGATTTGGACCATTCTGGAGGAAGCGGGTTATGCGGATGCATTGGCAGCAGCGAATGCCAAGCTGACGCTGACACTTTCGCCGGCCTCCGGCACGCTGGCCGACGAGATGAAGAGCAAAGCCGCTTCCGCAGGCTTTACCCTTGCCGGCAATCCGGTTTCCTTCGAGCTGACGCTGCAGTCCGGCGGCCAGTCCATACCGGTCCATCAATTCGGCAAGCAGTTCGTTGCAAGAAGCTTTACGTTTAATGGTCAGTTAGATCAAGAGCACGGCTCTGTTGTTGTTTACGATCCGGCAACCGGCCAGTTCAGAACGGTGCCTGCATGGTTCGCAAGCCAAGGCGGAAATACGGTCGTAACGGTACTGAGCACAACAAACAGCTTGTACGCCGTTGCGGTTACGGATACTACCTTTAGGGATATCGCTGTCCATTGGGCCAAGGACGATATTCTGCTGTTAGCAAACAAACGGATAGTGAACGGCGTATCAACGGATCTGTTCGCGCCAAACCGCAATATTACGAGAGCCGAGTTCGCTGCGCTAGTTGTAAAAGCACTCGGCCTTGCATCAGGCAGTGATGAAGCAACACAATCCTTTACGGATGTTACTTCACCCGCCTGGTACGCTTCTTATGTGAAGACAGCCGTTCAATACGGCATTGTAAAAGGCATGAGTGACGGGACATTCCGTCCGAATCAGGAAATTACCCGCCAGGAAATGGCCGTTATGCTGGCACGGGCATTGGAACTTGTAACGAAGCACGAACAAACCCAATCCGAAGCGCCGGAAGCGGCTTTCCCGCAAGACGGCAGCCAGATTGCCGATTGGGCGCAGTCCGCAATCAACAAGCTTGTTGCCGCCGGAATCATGGAAGGCAAATCATCCGGCAAGTTTGCGCCGCTCGACCAAGCTTCGCGCGCTGAAGCAGCCGTAACATTGAAGCGTCTGCTGCAGGCAGGCGGTCTGATGAACAAATAATAGCGAGTCCAGGCAAGCCGGTCAGGGAGTGTTTCCCGGACCGGCTGTTTGCCATGCTCTCAAGGTCACAATCTTACTATTAAAAGTTACAATTAGAGTAGTCGGAAAGAATCAGGCCGTTGTATGATGAGGTATCTAACCTTGTGCCAAGGAGACGAGTGACATGTTCAATAGAGCTAACAAGAAAGCGCTTCCAATAATTGTGGGATCGCTGCTCGTCGTTGCTATTCTAATCGCTTTCTCGACGATGTACGGACAAACGCCCAAGCCGGTCAAATCACCGGCCGATTCGAATATAGCCCGGACCCAAGAAGATACGGAAGCCAAACCGAAACCGGCAGCCGGCAGCGATACCGACCGGCTGGTTATGGTTTTCCCCGCGGGTAATGTGCCGAAGGATCTTAACCTTGTTGAGGATAAAATAAACGACTACCTCATGAAGAAAATTAACGCAACCGTGGATATCCGCACGATCGACATGGGCTCCTGGTGGGATAAGACGGGGCTGATGTTCGCATCGGGCGAGCAGATGGACATTGTTTTTACGGCAGGCTGGATGCGTTTCGGAGACGAGATTGCGAAGGGGCGCTATCTTCCGCTGGATGAATTGCTGGACAAATACGGATCGGGTATCCGCAAGATTCTGGATCCTTCCATTCTGGAGGCCAGCAAAGTAAACGGCAAGCTGTACGGCATTGTGACCAACAAGGAGTTTGCCTCCAGCAAAGGGCTTGTGCTCCGTCAGGATCTGGTCGACAAGTACGATATCGATCTGTCGCAGGTCAAGACATTGGCCGATTTTGGCCCAATCTTCGAGAAGATCAAGCAGGATGAACCGGAGCTGGCTCCGCTGCAGGCAAGGGCAGACCGCAGTCCGCTTACGTTTATGATGCAATACGGCATTTTCGACATGCTGGGAGAAGGTCCGGGCGTTCTGCGCCGTGAAGGGCAGTCGACAAAGGTGCTAAGTATGGCGGAGACTCCTGAATTTATGGCTTATGCCAAGCTGCTCTACGAGTGGAACCGGAAGGGATACCTTAATGCGGATGCCACAACGTCGAAGGATAACGAATATGACGCGGTAAAAGCCGGCAACGCCTTTGCTTATGCGGAATCGCTGAAGCCGGGTTTTGAGATCCAGGCGTCCAGGGATACCGGATATCCGATGATAAGCGTGGAACTGACGAAGCCCTATACCACTACGGCGGATACAACAAGCGCGATGTTTGCGATCACCCGCAATGCGAAGCATCCGGAGAAATCGATGCTGCTGCTTAATCTCCTATACACCGATCCTTATTTGCTGAACCTGCTGGATTGGGGCATCGAGGGGATTCATTATGTCAAGAAATCCGACAACGTCATTGGGTACCCGCCCGGCGTTGACGCGAAGACGGTTGGCTACAATCTGAACCAGCCGTGGATGTTTGGCAATCAATTGAATTCCTATCTGTGGGAAAACGAGAACCCGGGATTATGGGAGGAATACCGCAGCTATAACGAGCAGGCGGATAAGTCGAAGGCGCTGGGCTTTGTTTTTAACCCGGAGCGGGTGAAGGCGGAGATTGCGGCTTCGATTCTGGTCGAGAAGGAATTTATGCCGGCCTTTAATACCGGTGCGCAGGACCCGGAGAAAATCATTCCGATGTACGTAAGCAAGCTGAAGGCGGCGGGAGCCGATAAGGTTGTCCGGGAGAAGCAGCGCCAGCTTGATCTATGGCTTGCGAATCACTAGCCGCCGGCAACGTCTCAATGAGGAGAGGAGAAAGGTTATGAGACAAGCAACGATGCGTTCCAGACTGATACTTGGCTTTGGTCTCGTTATTATCCCTCTCGTCATTTTGCTGTTGTGGAACAATCTTTACGCGACGAAGGTTGTCCATTCCCAGGTGGCGCAGTCGAACCGCAACATGCTTACCATGTACATGAACGATATGGACCAGGTTCTTGGCGAGATCGAGAACTATCTTTATAAAGCGGCGGAACAGGATCAAAGCCTGATTTCGCTCAGCCAATACGATAAGGACAGCTGGGAGTATTATTTGTCCACGACGCAGACGGCAAACGATCTGGATTTGAACATCAACTATTACGACTCGGCGGATGTTTTGTTCGCTTACGGCGGGAAATACAAGGAGCTTCTGGTCGCCCAGCAGCAATCCGTTACCTATGCCCGCAAGCAGGAGATTCAGTCCAAGCTGAAGGAGCTGCTGGCGGGTAACGATCCAGCGCTTCGCGCGGGCTGGAAGGTTGTCGAGCTGAAGGGGCAATATGCTCTCGTCCGCGTTGTGGATACGAATTACGACTCTTATATCGGAGCATGGATTGACCTCAACCGGTTGATGGAGCCCATTCGCCAGTTGGGTCAGGGAGGCAAGGCGGAAGCGCTTCTGGTATCGGGGGAAGGGGAACCTCTATCAACGGTAGGAACATCAATCCGCCAGGAGGTTGAAGCTTTTGACCTGACGGCTTATATGGATAACGGGAATGCGGCTTACAATATCGTCAAGCTAGGCAATCCGTATTTGCTTGTAGCCAAGAGCTCCCGGATGGCGGATATGAACCTGATCTTCCTTCTTCCGG
This region of Paenibacillus sp. JDR-2 genomic DNA includes:
- a CDS encoding ABC transporter substrate-binding protein, with protein sequence MFNRANKKALPIIVGSLLVVAILIAFSTMYGQTPKPVKSPADSNIARTQEDTEAKPKPAAGSDTDRLVMVFPAGNVPKDLNLVEDKINDYLMKKINATVDIRTIDMGSWWDKTGLMFASGEQMDIVFTAGWMRFGDEIAKGRYLPLDELLDKYGSGIRKILDPSILEASKVNGKLYGIVTNKEFASSKGLVLRQDLVDKYDIDLSQVKTLADFGPIFEKIKQDEPELAPLQARADRSPLTFMMQYGIFDMLGEGPGVLRREGQSTKVLSMAETPEFMAYAKLLYEWNRKGYLNADATTSKDNEYDAVKAGNAFAYAESLKPGFEIQASRDTGYPMISVELTKPYTTTADTTSAMFAITRNAKHPEKSMLLLNLLYTDPYLLNLLDWGIEGIHYVKKSDNVIGYPPGVDAKTVGYNLNQPWMFGNQLNSYLWENENPGLWEEYRSYNEQADKSKALGFVFNPERVKAEIAASILVEKEFMPAFNTGAQDPEKIIPMYVSKLKAAGADKVVREKQRQLDLWLANH